From the Phoenix dactylifera cultivar Barhee BC4 chromosome 10, palm_55x_up_171113_PBpolish2nd_filt_p, whole genome shotgun sequence genome, one window contains:
- the LOC103703122 gene encoding MTOR-associated protein MEAK7: MGNAQSPSGDPRFVTATRAFTNQELEDLRSLFMSLAAQSQSHGKFVSKSVFKTYFGIDGLLGDRMFDLVTQKRNDGMLAFEDLIVSKGTYEKGTRIEIEEYIHELCDVTGDGVLGRSDLEAVLKSIRKAVFSPEIDENGLNLHENVLEVFLNAATFSKKGEETAENSMSSTDFRNWCSLLPSVRKFLGSLLMPPDSGRPGFQVPHLQYPENLTSDLLILRREYAWHIGGVLSQHEVEEWKLLYHSSINGLSFNTFLGNISNGDGPTVLIIKDAEGFIYGGYASQPWERQSNFYGDMKSCLFQLYPQASIFHPTGANNNLQWCAVNFSSDSIPNGIGFGGRANHFGLFLSASFDQGHTFPCTTFNSPCLSKTNRIRPEVIECWGVLSKGVQNERPDLVKGTVLERFKEDRNMLKMVGLANSSN; encoded by the exons ATGGGCAACGCTCAGTCACCGTCCGGCGACCCGCGCTTCGTCACGGCGACCCG GGCTTTTACTAATCAGGAGCTGGAGGATCTTAGATCACTCTTTATGTCCCTGGCCGCCCAATCCCAGAGCCACGGCAAGTTCGTCAGCAAATCCGTCTTCAAg ACGTATTTCGGGATTGATGGGTTGCTGGGCGATAGGATGTTTGATTTAGTTACTCAGAAGCGTAATGATGGCATGCTCGCTTTTGAGGATCTCATCGTATCCAAA GGAACATATGAGAAAGGAACTCGAATTGAAATTGAGGAATACATACATGAGCTGTGTGATGTTACAGGGGATGGTGTCTTGGGAAG GTCTGATCTGGAAGCTGTTTTGAAGTCCATACGTAAAGCTGTATTTTCTCCAGAAATTGATGAAAATGGCTTGAACTTGCATGAAAATGTTTTGGAAGTATTTCTCAATGCAGCAACATTTTCAAAGAAAGGTGAAGAAACAGCAGAAAACAGTATGTCTTCAACAGATTTTAGAAATTGGTGTAGCCTTCTTCCATCTGTGAGGAAATTTCTTGGAAGTTTGCTGATGCCACCTGATTCAG GCAGACCAGGTTTTCAAGTTCCACATCTACAATATCCAGAAAATTTAACATCCGATTTGCTAATATTAAGGAGAGAATATGCTTGGCACATTGGAGGAGTCCTTTCTCAACATGAGGTGGAGGAATGGAAGCTTTTGTACCATAGTTCAATTAATGGCTTAAGCTTCAATACATTCTTGGGAAATATATC GAATGGAGATGGACCAACTGTGTTGATTATCAAAGATGCTGAAGGTTTCATATATGGAGGATATGCCTCTCAACCATGGGAAAGGCAAAGCAATTTTTATGGTGATATGAAGTCCTGCCTCTTCCAGCTATATCCTCAAGCATCCATTTTCCACCCTACAGGAGCAAACAATAATTTGCAGTGG TGTGCTGTGAATTTCAGTTCGGATAGCATTCCCAATGGCATTGGCTTTGGTGGGCGGGCCAATCACTTTGGTCTCTTTCTGTCTGCAAGCTTTGATCAAGGGCACACGTTCCCCTGCACCACTTTCAACAGTCCTTGCCTCTCTAAGACAAACAGAATACGACCAGAAGTAATTGAATGCTGGGGAGTCCTATCGAAAGGAGTGCAAAATGAAAGGCCAGATCTTGTTAAAGGTACAGTTCTCGAGAGATTTAAGGAGGACCGGAACATGCTTAAGATGGTAGGCCTGGCTAATTCCAGCAACTGA
- the LOC103703124 gene encoding serine/arginine-rich splicing factor 4-like: MSLYVGHLSPHVRREELEQIFRRFGRCSVQLKDGYGFAVYEVTANAERALRTLRGKKICGEQISLNWSNKQPRPLQRPARSTRFYEPYHERNFREGNGRVGIRGFQDRRDFPTGAARVTMYNHGGQRLDNAPDKEAGHMREDANDIELDKGVNSKERVMDEGATTDLNPIENDRWGESGNDTLTGNGIENGDEFDRYEPYHGYNRSNENENNQMASSYGSPDRGSSQEKRRREHSVDDDSERNLAKSKPQQTCYNCGLVGHIMRNCPQGDARREQFGKFNRRRDEINFRDKGEGRLKRFRPSSWGRPYASRDPLISRHHMRVRKETHSENARKVSRTSETCPEFQEKRRSKLKGDSREKEISTMEREAPRKAVRSRRRRSRYHTSSLSSDSSTTSSQSHSESPRSISNSGSRSCSRTPSSRSRSASSSSRSASLSSYAKSARSRSRSRSRSSFPRSLSLSVSLERKTAPSPKEKQMDVCMNSSLKGNVETVTSPESKHLENTKPKVTCSTVDENAVTPFMADTEIDGKHIGNDGDVRYSTFRADYSESNACADLHKDIVVTYENHGQNNDLQEAPSGKLNRHIPSKSETSKSTRITTQEMFLVLQHYGLAAPEEGLPDISVEEYFGAARLWPWEMIYYRRLKKGPISTENYARRLEQNKEFGIVDKYIRSSSGWGECSRDDL, from the coding sequence ATGTCTTTGTATGTGGGCCATCTCTCCCCTCATGTTCGACGGGAAGAACTTGAACAGATTTTTCGAAGGTTTGGACGGTGTAGTGTACAACTGAAAGATGGATATGGATTTGCAGTCTATGAAGTTACTGCCAATGCAGAGAGAGCTTTGCGGACATTGCGAGgcaagaaaatttgtggggAGCAGATATCTCTTAATTGGTCTAACAAACAGCCTAGGCCTCTTCAAAGACCTGCAAGGAGCACCAGATTTTATGAACCCTATCATGAAAGGAACTTCAGGGAAGGCAATGGTAGAGTTGGGATCAGGGGTTTTCAAGACCGGAGGGATTTTCCTACTGGTGCAGCTCGTGTCACAATGTATAATCATGGAGGGCAACGATTGGATAATGCACCCGATAAAGAGGCTGGTCATATGCGCGAGGATGCTAATGATATAGAACTTGATAAAGGTGTAAATTCGAAGGAGAGAGTAATGGATGAAGGTGCAACAACTGATCTCAATCCCATTGAGAATGATCGATGGGGTGAATCTGGCAATGACACATTGACTGGTAATGGAATCGAGAATGGTGATGAGTTTGACCGCTATGAACCTTACCACGGTTATAATAGAAGCAATGAGAATGAAAACAATCAGATGGCTAGTTCTTATGGCTCTCCAGACCGAGGAAGTTCTCAGGAAAAAAGGCGCAGAGAGCACTCTGTTGATGATGATTCTGAGAGAAACCTTGCTAAATCAAAACCCCAGCAGACCTGTTATAACTGTGGACTAGTTGGTCACATAATGCGTAACTGTCCGCAAGGAGACGCTCGACGAGAGCAGTTTGGCAAGTTTAACCGCAGGAGAGATGAAATAAATTTCCGAGATAAAGGAGAGGGAAGGCTGAAGCGGTTCAGACCCAGTTCATGGGGAAGGCCATATGCTAGTAGAGATCCTTTGATATCAAGGCACCATATGCGGGTAAGAAAGGAAACCCATTCTGAAAATGCTAGAAAAGTGTCCAGGACAAGTGAGACTTGTCCAGAATTTCAGGAAAAACGACGTTCCAAGCTCAAAGGTGATTCTCGGGAAAAGGAAATAAGCACGATGGAACGTGAAGCCCCAAGAAAGGCtgtaagaagtagaagaagacgAAGTAGATATCATACATCATCACTTTCTTCTGATTCTTCTACAACAAGCTCGCAATCACATTCGGAGTCCCCAAGATCAATATCTAATTCGGGCTCCCGTTCATGCTCAAGGACTCCATCTTCTCGGTCTCGATCAGCATCGTCTAGTTCAAGGTCTGCTTCTTTGTCATCCTATGCTAAATCTGCTAGATCAAGGTCAAGGTCAAGGTCAAGGTCAAGCTTCCCTAGATCCCTGTCTTTATCTGTCTCGTTGGAACGGAAGACTGCACCTTCCCCAAAGGAGAAGCAAATGGATGTTTGCATGAATTCCTCTTTGAAGGGTAATGTGGAGACTGTGACGAGTCCTGAGTCCAAGCATTTGGAGAATACCAAACCAAAAGTTACATGCTCAACAGTTGATGAAAATGCAGTAACTCCATTTATGGCGGATACTGAAATTGATGGAAAACATATTGGAAATGATGGTGATGTACGATATTCTACATTTCGTGCTGATTACAGTGAAAGCAATGCATGTGCAGATCTGCATAAAGATATTGTTGTTACTTATGAGAATCATGGACAGAACAATGACTTGCAGGAAGCTCCGTCAGGAAAGCTGAATAGGCATATTCCCTCTAAATCCGAGACAAGCAAGTCTACAAGAATAACAACACAGGAAATGTTCTTAGTCCTGCAACACTATGGATTGGCAGCACCAGAAGAGGGTCTTCCAGATATATCTGTCGAGGAATACTTTGGTGCTGCTCGCTTGTGGCCATGGGAAATGATCTACTACCGGAGATTGAAAAAGGGTCCCATTTCTACTGAGAACTATGCGAGGCGACTTGAGCAAAACAAGGAATTTGGCATTGTGGATAAGTACATCAGAAGCAGCAGTGGTTGGGGAGAATGCAGTCGGGATGATTTATGA
- the LOC103703123 gene encoding uncharacterized protein LOC103703123: MMSRPVVLVFLLVILIITSQFEWKAQLANEIEASRSISQKQQHVSSREEIVKEKIILSQEKNIQRLNELVQSLQRQLLQCRSSNNTVNGTGNSLAANVNEIEGQQIVED; the protein is encoded by the exons ATGATGTCAAGACCTGTGGTACTCGTTTTTCTGCTGGTGATACTTATAATCACGTCACAATTTGAATGGAAAGCACAACTTGCGAATGAAATAGAAGCAAGTCGAAGTATATCTCAGAAGCAGCAACATGTATCAAGCCGAGAAGAAATTGTCAAAGAAAAA ATaatcctctcacaagaaaagaATATTCAGAGGCTGAATGAGCTTGTTCAGAGCCTTCAGCGACAGCTGCTGCAATGCCGCAGCAGTAACAATACAGTAAATGGCACTGGAAATTCTTTGGCAGCAAATGTTAATGAGATTGAGGGGCAGCAAATTGTGGAAGATTAA
- the LOC103703121 gene encoding photosystem I subunit O has product MAAMATTSSVAAGLGSPLPLVRRRSSKPTLITSGFIRPQVASRNPLNLNLASGGRFTCFERDWLRTDLNVIGFGLIGWLAPSSVPAINGNSLTGLFFQSIGAELAHWPTGPALTSQFWLWMVLWHLGLFLCLTFGQIGFKGRTDQYF; this is encoded by the exons ATGGCAGCCATGGCAACTACCTCCAGTGTTGCAGCAGGCCTGggatctcctctccctctcgtaCGCCGCCGTTCTTCGAAGCCAACTCTCATCACTTCTG GATTCATAAGGCCTCAGGTGGCTTCAAGGAACCCTCTCAATCTGAACCTGGCTTCAGGTGGAAGGTTCACCTG CTTTGAGAGGGATTGGCTTCGCACCGATCTGAATGTGATTGGATTTGGCCTGATTGGGTGGCTTGCACCATCGAGCGTTCCGGCGATCAATGGCAACAGCTTGACAGGGCTCTTCTTCCAGAGCATCGGCGCCGAGCTCGCTCACTGGCCCACTGGCCCGGCCCTCACATCTCAATTCTG GTTGTGGATGGTCTTATGGCACCTGGGGCTGTTCCTTTGCCTCACATTCGGCCAGATTGGTTTCAAGGGAAGGACTGACCAATACTTCTAA